The proteins below come from a single uncultured delta proteobacterium genomic window:
- a CDS encoding Metal dependent phosphohydrolase, producing the protein MEPATLAPAEMPLHPTENDTAFFDHRFRFTERNNPVVEALYSLAAEWLLRDGYARPQILPDGPPATVAKLDPLDVVQLEVRLPPLPAVMLELQDVLQRRNFSADDVSKVIAKDPGLTAWLLKLVNSPYYGFAAKVSTISRAVALVGTRQIQTLATGGALNSLAVLLPKGLINMELFWRHSVAVGIAAQELWRLSGRSEGEQLFVSGILHDCGQLAMAYAAPTIMTAINKNYNKNPEPAYMAEQALIDFDHARLGGMLLHRWNMPLPLVIAVLRHHQVEEPSRYPEAAAVHIADAMVTALGITTRPVPPIPPISMEAWNVLGLAPSSLQEAAATLRTKLDSICTALRA; encoded by the coding sequence ATGGAACCGGCCACATTGGCCCCGGCAGAAATGCCGCTGCACCCGACCGAGAACGATACCGCGTTTTTTGATCACCGGTTTCGCTTCACGGAAAGAAACAATCCCGTCGTGGAGGCATTGTATTCTCTTGCCGCGGAGTGGCTCCTCCGGGACGGGTACGCCCGGCCCCAGATCCTTCCCGACGGCCCGCCCGCCACTGTCGCCAAACTGGACCCGCTGGACGTGGTGCAACTCGAAGTCAGGCTGCCGCCCCTGCCCGCCGTCATGCTGGAATTGCAGGACGTCCTGCAGCGGCGCAACTTTTCCGCCGACGACGTCTCCAAAGTCATCGCCAAGGACCCCGGCCTCACGGCCTGGCTCTTGAAGCTCGTCAACAGCCCCTACTACGGGTTTGCCGCCAAGGTTTCCACCATTTCCAGGGCGGTCGCCCTTGTCGGCACGCGGCAGATCCAGACCCTCGCAACCGGCGGCGCCCTCAATTCCCTGGCCGTGCTGCTGCCCAAGGGACTTATCAACATGGAGCTTTTCTGGCGGCACAGCGTTGCCGTCGGCATAGCCGCCCAGGAATTGTGGCGTCTTTCCGGCCGGTCCGAGGGCGAGCAGCTCTTCGTCTCCGGCATCCTCCACGACTGCGGCCAGCTGGCCATGGCATACGCGGCGCCCACGATCATGACGGCCATCAACAAAAACTACAACAAGAACCCGGAACCGGCCTACATGGCGGAACAGGCCCTTATCGACTTTGACCACGCCCGGCTCGGCGGCATGCTCCTGCACCGCTGGAACATGCCCTTGCCGCTGGTCATCGCCGTGCTCAGGCACCACCAGGTGGAAGAGCCTTCCCGGTACCCGGAAGCCGCGGCCGTCCATATCGCCGACGCCATGGTGACGGCCCTCGGCATCACGACGCGCCCGGTGCCGCCGATACCGCCCATCTCCATGGAAGCCTGGAACGTTCTGGGGCTTGCGCCTTCCTCGCTGCAGGAAGCCGCCGCGACCCTGCGCACCAAGCTTGACAGCATCTGCACGGCTCTCAGGGCATAA
- a CDS encoding exported hypothetical protein (Evidence 5 : No homology to any previously reported sequences): MERSATIKNTSPGFFARAPRRPGILFCAALCAAFFLAPGLSQAAKDETQATQSGELPKQGRVVLRSGMAWLDETAPVFQKLSAAFAKELTGRGLTVVTVRPSALEPMPKTPMPNKQAAGDATKPRTPNPAGGPAEGEAAQKASELGKTGQLPKLKLRGYTTPDKDADLSESVRAIAAPDVTRALYARSQQIGKPVVQNFAIPGRLPKEIEADASIADYAIIIRFAAVQAWAEAPEALPFGPGVLVAASTIGGTGRLGFGAPAQPSPPGQSTYSTPGGYVRGYEGSAPNDFWHRDSDFYQRDYMFKHGPQPNYATPPADLSTTSPGAQQRGFGVGNLPGRSHVSNIGWHFLLMDGFDLAPVREGKKPVQFWQASVRTPGDPDGLDASLPKMVRAIFTAKRQ, translated from the coding sequence ATGGAACGGTCTGCCACTATCAAAAACACCTCCCCCGGCTTTTTCGCGCGTGCGCCGCGCCGGCCCGGCATACTCTTTTGCGCGGCTCTCTGCGCTGCTTTTTTTCTCGCCCCGGGTCTGTCCCAGGCGGCCAAGGACGAAACCCAGGCAACGCAATCCGGCGAGCTGCCCAAGCAGGGGCGGGTGGTCCTGCGTTCGGGCATGGCCTGGCTGGACGAGACCGCGCCCGTGTTCCAAAAACTTTCCGCCGCCTTTGCCAAAGAGCTCACGGGACGAGGGCTGACCGTCGTCACGGTCCGGCCGAGCGCTCTTGAGCCCATGCCCAAGACGCCCATGCCCAACAAGCAGGCCGCCGGGGATGCGACCAAGCCCAGAACCCCGAACCCGGCCGGCGGCCCGGCGGAAGGCGAAGCCGCGCAAAAGGCGTCCGAACTGGGGAAAACAGGCCAGCTTCCCAAGCTCAAACTGCGCGGGTATACCACGCCGGACAAAGATGCGGACCTCTCCGAATCCGTACGCGCCATCGCCGCGCCGGACGTGACGCGCGCCCTGTACGCGCGCTCGCAGCAAATCGGCAAACCCGTGGTGCAGAATTTTGCCATCCCCGGCAGGCTCCCGAAGGAAATTGAGGCGGATGCCTCCATTGCCGACTACGCCATCATCATCCGCTTTGCCGCCGTACAGGCCTGGGCGGAAGCGCCCGAAGCCCTGCCCTTCGGCCCCGGCGTTCTGGTGGCCGCGTCCACCATCGGCGGCACCGGCAGGCTGGGATTCGGCGCGCCGGCCCAGCCCTCCCCGCCGGGGCAGAGCACCTACAGCACCCCCGGGGGATACGTTCGCGGTTACGAAGGCTCCGCGCCCAACGATTTCTGGCACAGGGACAGTGATTTCTATCAGCGGGACTATATGTTCAAGCACGGCCCCCAGCCGAACTACGCCACCCCGCCGGCCGATCTTTCCACCACCAGCCCGGGCGCGCAACAGCGCGGGTTCGGCGTCGGCAACCTGCCGGGCAGGTCGCACGTTTCGAACATCGGCTGGCATTTTCTCCTGATGGACGGGTTTGATCTCGCTCCTGTCCGGGAAGGGAAAAAGCCGGTCCAGTTCTGGCAGGCCTCCGTCCGCACCCCCGGCGACCCCGACGGGCTTGACGCCTCGCTCCCCAAAATGGTCCGCGCCATCTTTACCGCCAAGCGGCAGTAA
- a CDS encoding conserved membrane hypothetical protein (Evidence 4 : Homologs of previously reported genes of unknown function) translates to MELDLWLLIPLLAAFFLAGFVDSVAGGGGLISIPALLLAGIPPEMTMGTNKPCSTIGSCISLALYSRGGMVHWKSALVSLPVAVLAGALGTKMLLYFDSATIGKLVIFMLPLGILFTMIPKRDRGEDKELSAFARYVMLPLICIPVGFYDGFLGIGSGSLYILVLHAVVGMGLVKSSGTAKVFNLAGSISASLVYVWHGVTIFWLIPPLTAANIAGNWLGSRMAMRIGAPLVRRLLFLMLCFLLASLIWKFWLT, encoded by the coding sequence ATGGAACTGGATCTCTGGCTTCTTATCCCGCTGCTCGCCGCTTTTTTTCTTGCCGGTTTTGTGGACAGCGTGGCCGGCGGCGGCGGGCTGATATCCATCCCCGCCCTTCTCCTGGCGGGTATTCCGCCCGAAATGACCATGGGCACCAACAAACCGTGCAGCACCATAGGTTCCTGCATCTCTCTCGCCCTCTATTCGCGCGGCGGCATGGTGCACTGGAAAAGCGCCCTGGTCAGCCTGCCGGTGGCGGTGCTGGCCGGGGCTCTGGGGACCAAGATGCTGCTGTATTTCGACAGCGCGACCATCGGCAAACTGGTTATCTTTATGCTGCCGCTGGGCATTCTTTTCACCATGATCCCCAAACGGGACCGGGGGGAAGACAAGGAGCTCTCCGCGTTCGCCCGCTATGTCATGCTGCCCCTCATCTGCATCCCCGTGGGGTTTTATGACGGCTTTCTGGGCATAGGCTCGGGCAGTCTGTATATTCTCGTGCTGCATGCCGTGGTGGGCATGGGGCTGGTCAAATCCTCGGGCACGGCCAAAGTTTTCAATCTGGCAGGCAGCATCAGCGCCTCCCTGGTGTACGTCTGGCACGGCGTGACGATCTTCTGGCTGATTCCGCCCCTGACCGCGGCCAATATCGCCGGCAACTGGCTGGGCAGCAGGATGGCCATGCGGATCGGCGCGCCCCTTGTGCGGCGCCTTTTATTCCTTATGCTCTGCTTTCTGCTCGCGTCGCTGATCTGGAAATTCTGGCTGACCTGA
- a CDS encoding conserved hypothetical protein (Evidence 4 : Homologs of previously reported genes of unknown function) yields MPYIKQDKRDVLDPHLARLAREVTTEGELNYCVYKLSCLLIDKIGESYSNYSMCSSAMEHAKLEWYRRRVAPYEDKKIQENGDI; encoded by the coding sequence ATGCCCTATATCAAACAAGACAAGCGCGACGTCCTGGACCCGCACCTGGCCCGGCTTGCCCGGGAGGTGACCACCGAAGGCGAACTGAACTACTGCGTCTATAAACTGTCCTGCCTGCTCATCGACAAAATCGGCGAAAGCTACAGCAACTACAGCATGTGCTCCAGCGCCATGGAACACGCCAAGCTTGAGTGGTACCGCCGCCGCGTCGCCCCTTACGAGGACAAAAAAATTCAAGAGAACGGCGACATATGA
- the yeiE gene encoding Uncharacterized HTH-type transcriptional regulator YeiE encodes MNRDTLHHNLTLRQLSVFVAVAKTGSTTSAAQYLAMSQSAVSSALSELENALSEQLFDRRGRKLFLNDFGRLLLPRVRTLFDHVNDIVSAGRDAAAMLRVSASTTISNYLLPPFLARYHKTQAETGIGSTVTLLVGNTHEVLDAVRNFDADVGLIEGSCTVDEFIVEHWIDDELLVVAGPDHPLARPGAATREALRQADWLVRESDSGTREVLDAQVAPVLGPLHIALELANSEAIRRTVMAGYGICCLSSHVVGPDVASGALVNIGGVLPRLLRPFSIVLHKDKLPTRGLAAFLAHLRAVHDNANARRLDNPPDVAI; translated from the coding sequence ATGAACAGAGACACGCTGCACCACAACCTGACCCTCCGCCAATTGTCCGTGTTTGTCGCCGTGGCCAAGACCGGCAGCACCACAAGCGCCGCCCAGTATCTTGCCATGTCCCAGTCCGCGGTCAGCTCCGCCTTGTCGGAGCTGGAAAACGCCCTCTCGGAACAGCTGTTCGACCGCCGGGGAAGAAAATTGTTTCTCAACGATTTCGGGAGGCTCCTCCTCCCCCGCGTCCGCACGCTTTTCGACCACGTAAACGATATCGTCAGCGCCGGGCGGGACGCCGCGGCCATGCTGCGCGTGTCGGCCAGCACCACCATCAGCAACTATCTCCTGCCGCCGTTCCTGGCCCGGTACCATAAGACCCAGGCGGAAACCGGCATCGGCAGCACCGTGACCCTGCTGGTGGGCAACACCCATGAGGTGCTTGACGCGGTCCGCAACTTTGACGCCGACGTGGGCCTTATCGAAGGATCGTGCACGGTGGATGAATTTATCGTGGAGCACTGGATCGACGACGAACTGCTCGTCGTGGCGGGCCCGGACCACCCCTTGGCCCGCCCCGGAGCCGCAACGCGCGAAGCCCTGCGCCAAGCCGACTGGCTGGTGCGCGAAAGCGATTCCGGCACCCGGGAAGTGTTGGACGCGCAAGTGGCGCCGGTGCTCGGCCCCCTGCACATCGCGCTGGAGCTCGCCAACTCGGAAGCCATCCGCCGCACGGTCATGGCCGGGTACGGCATCTGCTGCCTTTCCTCCCACGTGGTCGGCCCGGATGTGGCAAGCGGCGCGCTGGTCAATATCGGCGGGGTTCTCCCCAGGCTGCTGCGGCCCTTCAGCATCGTCCTGCATAAGGACAAACTCCCCACACGCGGGCTTGCCGCTTTTCTCGCTCACTTGCGGGCCGTTCACGACAACGCCAACGCCCGAAGACTTGACAATCCGCCGGACGTGGCCATCTAA
- the hrcA gene encoding Heat-inducible transcription repressor HrcA — MRRDTRETSVMTAVIERYIRTGEPVASGSVARESRLGLSSASIRAIMAALTEKGYLEQPHVSAGRVPTAKAFRLYVDTLLAPRPLSKGQKEALVAALGVADADISQILRRASAVVASHSMQLGVVLAPRRGEMRWRTIEFSPVSANLVLAVLILDGGSVRTRMVAVQTAYSADELARFSNCLNSHFKGCTLAQARLRIETELELAEEKLEEMWRKALALSIPALDDSGAEREFFMDGIGQVSHTSAFADAGRLRELLSFMEERPKILDLLERTMASPDVSVSFIQGEYDATPWAVVSAPYAPREDKAPLGVVSAIGLLHMNYATVLPVVGAVAASVASVMRSRL; from the coding sequence ATGCGCCGGGACACACGCGAAACATCGGTTATGACCGCTGTCATCGAGCGGTACATACGTACCGGGGAACCGGTCGCGTCCGGCTCTGTTGCCAGGGAAAGCCGCCTGGGGCTTTCCTCCGCGAGCATCCGCGCGATCATGGCCGCGCTGACGGAAAAGGGATACCTTGAACAGCCGCACGTTTCCGCAGGCCGCGTCCCGACCGCCAAAGCGTTCAGGCTGTACGTCGATACTCTTCTTGCGCCGCGCCCCCTCTCCAAAGGACAAAAAGAGGCGCTCGTCGCGGCGCTCGGTGTGGCGGATGCGGATATTTCGCAGATTCTGCGCCGCGCCAGCGCCGTGGTTGCGAGCCACTCCATGCAGCTCGGCGTGGTGCTCGCGCCCAGGCGTGGGGAAATGCGGTGGCGCACAATAGAATTTTCGCCCGTCAGCGCCAATTTGGTGCTGGCCGTGCTCATCCTTGACGGCGGGAGCGTCCGGACCCGGATGGTGGCCGTGCAAACCGCCTATTCCGCCGACGAGCTTGCCCGGTTCAGCAACTGTCTGAACAGCCACTTCAAGGGGTGCACGCTCGCACAAGCGCGGCTGCGCATCGAGACGGAGCTGGAACTGGCCGAGGAAAAACTGGAAGAGATGTGGCGCAAGGCGCTGGCGCTCTCCATACCGGCCCTGGACGACAGCGGCGCCGAGCGGGAATTTTTCATGGACGGCATCGGGCAGGTATCGCATACTTCCGCGTTCGCCGATGCCGGACGGCTCAGGGAGCTTTTATCCTTCATGGAAGAGCGCCCCAAAATCCTGGACCTTCTGGAACGGACCATGGCCAGTCCCGATGTTTCCGTTTCCTTTATCCAGGGCGAATACGACGCGACCCCCTGGGCCGTGGTCAGCGCGCCCTACGCGCCGCGAGAGGACAAAGCCCCCCTCGGTGTGGTCAGCGCGATAGGCCTTTTGCATATGAACTACGCCACCGTTCTGCCCGTGGTGGGGGCCGTCGCCGCATCGGTTGCCAGCGTTATGCGCAGCCGACTGTAA
- a CDS encoding Protein GrpE (modular protein): protein MVRKPFSNPYGNDPLGDDSPVIDPASVYQADPEINFDNVKQAPGMKPQYAEHDHAAKQGGHDTDQAKTILEKLREARAASEAQAAKAASEHGAKAAPEHGAKAAPEHGAKAASEHGEKTAPEECPHCADAEKARLMALADLENARKRLTREKEEFVKFAGESILADILPALDNLDLALAYAPQGKECHNFVVGVDMTRKLLLDALAKHGLQQVGDLGETFDPAKHEAVEMQPHPEYESGQVCGLMNKGYRLKDRLIRPARVKVCKN, encoded by the coding sequence ATGGTACGCAAACCCTTCAGCAACCCCTACGGAAACGACCCCCTCGGCGACGATAGCCCGGTGATTGATCCGGCCTCCGTTTATCAGGCGGACCCGGAGATCAATTTCGACAACGTCAAGCAGGCGCCGGGAATGAAGCCCCAGTACGCCGAGCATGACCACGCCGCGAAACAGGGCGGGCACGATACCGATCAGGCCAAGACCATCCTGGAAAAACTCCGGGAAGCCAGGGCCGCGTCCGAGGCCCAGGCGGCGAAAGCCGCGTCCGAGCATGGCGCGAAAGCCGCCCCCGAGCATGGCGCGAAAGCCGCCCCCGAGCACGGCGCGAAAGCCGCCTCCGAGCATGGCGAGAAAACCGCTCCGGAAGAGTGCCCCCATTGCGCGGATGCGGAAAAAGCCCGCCTCATGGCCCTTGCCGACCTGGAAAACGCCCGCAAACGCCTTACGCGGGAAAAAGAGGAGTTCGTCAAATTCGCCGGAGAATCCATCCTGGCGGACATCCTTCCCGCCCTGGACAACCTCGACCTGGCGCTGGCCTATGCCCCGCAGGGCAAGGAATGCCACAATTTCGTGGTGGGCGTGGACATGACCCGCAAACTCCTGCTCGACGCGCTGGCGAAACACGGCCTGCAGCAGGTCGGCGACCTTGGCGAAACCTTTGACCCCGCCAAACACGAAGCCGTGGAAATGCAGCCCCACCCGGAATATGAATCCGGCCAGGTCTGCGGTCTCATGAACAAGGGCTACCGTCTGAAAGACCGCCTCATCCGCCCGGCCAGGGTCAAGGTCTGTAAAAACTAA
- a CDS encoding L-aspartate oxidase, whose protein sequence is MPQRSSYARPDVLVVGGGMAGLMAALAARQQGRSVAVVSLGPVGRSGNTVVAGGVISAATCDAGNTAEAYLGDLLASGQGIADPALASRLANESEEILLFLERMGVSFLRQGPGFNRVQPPGHSLPRTVPTDWSRVAYAARGMTFLAPLAARAREAGVVFWDGLRVTNLLKQEGRVTGVAAYERKTGIRRVLQAGAVILATGGYGGLFRRHNNVSDIYGDGIGMALEAGCAARDMEFVQFYPTMMFSPVKTPISGIMFWAGAVLRNRDGERFMDRYDPKGEMARRDAMARAIFLEVRAGRGVDGCVYVDCTNMPEEALQGHFRHYSETVAKHGINLRKDWLKGSPAVHYTLGGIRIDRDGRTSVPGLYAAGEVCGGVHGVNRIAGAALMEASVFGRAAGVAAANECRSVAAGAGAPVAPDAESASGAVAAAGNCEPAMRDLRDVLWEHVSLMRDETGLHTALREIARLRAARDDAGNSAGAFRRTLLVAEAVVRSALARKESRGSHYRADYPDSDPAWERPVFCAYADGNITVSA, encoded by the coding sequence ATGCCGCAGCGATCATCGTATGCCCGTCCGGATGTCCTTGTCGTCGGCGGCGGCATGGCCGGTCTTATGGCCGCCCTGGCCGCCCGGCAGCAGGGGCGGAGCGTGGCCGTCGTCAGTCTTGGCCCGGTGGGCCGGTCCGGGAACACCGTGGTGGCCGGGGGCGTTATTTCCGCGGCCACTTGTGACGCCGGGAATACGGCCGAAGCCTACCTCGGCGATCTGCTTGCCTCCGGCCAGGGCATCGCGGACCCCGCGCTGGCCTCCCGGCTCGCCAATGAATCCGAAGAAATTCTCCTCTTCCTTGAACGGATGGGCGTCTCGTTTCTGCGTCAGGGCCCGGGGTTCAACCGCGTGCAGCCTCCCGGCCATTCCCTGCCGCGCACCGTGCCGACCGACTGGAGCCGCGTAGCATACGCCGCGCGGGGCATGACGTTTCTCGCCCCTCTCGCCGCGCGGGCGCGCGAGGCGGGCGTTGTTTTTTGGGACGGCCTGCGCGTGACGAATCTCCTCAAGCAGGAGGGACGGGTTACGGGCGTGGCGGCCTATGAGCGCAAAACCGGGATCCGCCGCGTGCTCCAGGCCGGGGCCGTCATTCTTGCCACCGGCGGGTACGGCGGGCTTTTCCGGCGGCACAACAACGTTTCCGACATATACGGCGACGGGATCGGCATGGCTCTGGAAGCGGGGTGCGCCGCGCGGGACATGGAGTTCGTGCAGTTTTACCCGACCATGATGTTCAGTCCCGTTAAAACCCCCATATCCGGGATCATGTTCTGGGCCGGGGCCGTTCTGCGCAACCGCGACGGCGAACGGTTCATGGATCGGTACGACCCCAAGGGCGAGATGGCCCGGCGGGACGCCATGGCGCGCGCCATCTTTCTGGAAGTGCGGGCCGGGCGCGGGGTGGACGGCTGCGTCTACGTGGACTGCACCAATATGCCTGAGGAGGCGCTGCAAGGGCATTTTCGCCACTACAGCGAGACGGTCGCCAAACACGGCATCAACCTGCGCAAGGACTGGCTCAAAGGCTCACCGGCCGTGCATTATACCCTTGGCGGCATCCGTATCGACCGGGACGGGCGGACGAGCGTGCCCGGCCTATACGCCGCCGGGGAGGTCTGCGGCGGGGTGCACGGCGTGAACCGCATCGCCGGCGCCGCGCTGATGGAAGCGTCGGTGTTCGGCAGAGCCGCGGGGGTTGCCGCCGCCAATGAGTGCCGGTCCGTTGCCGCCGGGGCCGGAGCGCCCGTGGCGCCTGATGCGGAAAGCGCGTCCGGCGCCGTCGCGGCGGCCGGGAACTGTGAACCCGCGATGCGCGATTTGCGGGACGTGCTATGGGAGCATGTCTCCCTCATGCGGGACGAAACGGGGTTGCACACCGCGCTGCGGGAAATTGCGCGCTTGCGCGCGGCCCGGGATGACGCCGGCAACAGTGCCGGAGCCTTCCGCCGCACCCTGCTGGTGGCGGAAGCCGTTGTCCGGAGCGCGCTCGCGCGGAAGGAAAGTCGAGGCTCGCATTACCGCGCGGATTATCCGGACAGTGATCCGGCTTGGGAACGGCCGGTTTTTTGCGCATACGCGGATGGGAATATAACCGTTTCAGCGTGA
- a CDS encoding conserved hypothetical protein (Evidence 4 : Homologs of previously reported genes of unknown function), translating into MSSIPYLGESTDIVLGQEFLTWLWFRSDNDPVFKSPDNGPDFTVSMEQRIVVQGGEGDAKETASVSGVMSELREARLGLATGKQVTRALVRFTRDPEVWQVTLKAADLSLGSLKTPTVEKGDSQDDDPDALFYEKIHLTEICLSFIDAMYAEFLSRRLSRDWEGESKKIREWAAAEA; encoded by the coding sequence ATGAGCAGCATACCGTATCTTGGCGAAAGCACGGACATCGTTCTGGGGCAGGAATTTCTGACCTGGCTCTGGTTCCGTTCGGACAACGACCCGGTTTTCAAGTCCCCGGACAACGGGCCGGATTTCACGGTTTCCATGGAGCAGCGCATCGTGGTGCAGGGCGGGGAAGGCGACGCCAAGGAAACCGCCAGCGTTTCCGGCGTGATGAGCGAACTGCGCGAAGCGCGGCTGGGCCTCGCCACCGGCAAACAGGTCACGCGGGCGCTGGTGCGCTTCACGCGGGACCCGGAGGTCTGGCAGGTGACGCTGAAGGCCGCGGACCTCTCCCTCGGCAGCCTGAAAACGCCGACAGTGGAAAAGGGCGACTCCCAGGACGACGACCCGGACGCCCTGTTTTACGAAAAAATCCACCTGACGGAAATCTGCCTTTCCTTTATCGACGCCATGTACGCGGAATTTCTCTCGCGCCGCCTCTCCCGGGATTGGGAGGGCGAATCGAAGAAAATCCGCGAATGGGCCGCCGCCGAAGCCTAG
- a CDS encoding conserved hypothetical protein (Evidence 4 : Homologs of previously reported genes of unknown function): MAFLKSSSSFTRFRITEPVPQSLWGEILDRLKQHAFRDIDETSDERSLGWVSFEDMLDAEWREEPPQKGAYIAFSLRLDTRRVPPAVLKKHTGVAMKAEEARNREQGKKYISRERKKEIREQVELKLRTRTLPIPAEFNVVWNTADNMVFFASTQSKMIEAFQEHFTKSFNLDLDQLTPYGLAAKILGDDCLAKLDHLEPTRFA; this comes from the coding sequence ATGGCTTTTTTGAAATCAAGCAGCAGTTTCACCCGCTTCCGCATTACCGAACCCGTGCCGCAGTCCCTGTGGGGCGAGATTCTGGACAGGCTCAAGCAGCACGCGTTCCGCGATATTGACGAGACTTCCGACGAGCGGTCCCTCGGCTGGGTCAGCTTTGAGGACATGCTCGATGCCGAATGGCGTGAGGAACCGCCCCAGAAAGGGGCGTACATCGCATTTTCCCTGCGCCTGGATACCCGCCGCGTGCCCCCCGCCGTCCTCAAGAAGCACACGGGCGTCGCCATGAAGGCCGAGGAAGCGCGCAACCGTGAGCAGGGCAAGAAGTACATTTCCCGCGAGCGCAAGAAGGAAATCCGCGAGCAGGTGGAGTTGAAGCTCAGAACGCGCACCCTCCCCATCCCGGCGGAATTCAACGTGGTCTGGAACACGGCGGACAACATGGTTTTTTTCGCGTCCACCCAGTCCAAGATGATCGAGGCCTTCCAGGAGCATTTCACCAAAAGTTTCAACCTGGACCTTGACCAGCTGACCCCTTACGGCCTGGCGGCCAAAATTCTCGGCGACGACTGCCTCGCCAAACTCGATCACTTAGAACCGACCCGCTTCGCTTAG
- a CDS encoding hypothetical protein (Evidence 5 : No homology to any previously reported sequences) yields the protein MKLLVKCSWKASIILDWVDAKKTMLSAVFQTTLNSAGMGRVRVLSFNSTCSRISFLRSREMYFLPCSRLRASSAFMATPVCFLRTAGGTRRVSRRRENAMYAPFWGGSSRHSASSMSSKLTQPRDRSSEVSSISRNACCLSLSRISPHRDCGTGSVMRKRVKLLLDFKKAMALPLEKLARQGPARDRADQFFTAFSPGTPEDIERGAVRLPAYAATEEKSSMTAACIVNVSASHRLRTAATPCSSRSSNSAATVSRIFLPGPCNHRYGPLPGAIIPLPINWRSPSAPAQ from the coding sequence TTGAAACTTTTGGTGAAATGCTCCTGGAAGGCCTCGATCATCTTGGACTGGGTGGACGCGAAAAAAACCATGTTGTCCGCCGTGTTCCAGACCACGTTGAATTCCGCCGGGATGGGGAGGGTGCGCGTTCTGAGCTTCAACTCCACCTGCTCGCGGATTTCCTTCTTGCGCTCGCGGGAAATGTACTTCTTGCCCTGCTCACGGTTGCGCGCTTCCTCGGCCTTCATGGCGACGCCCGTGTGCTTCTTGAGGACGGCGGGGGGCACGCGGCGGGTATCCAGGCGCAGGGAAAATGCGATGTACGCCCCTTTCTGGGGCGGTTCCTCACGCCATTCGGCATCGAGCATGTCCTCAAAGCTGACCCAGCCGAGGGACCGCTCGTCGGAAGTCTCGTCAATATCGCGGAACGCGTGCTGCTTGAGCCTGTCCAGAATCTCGCCCCACAGGGACTGCGGCACGGGTTCGGTAATGCGGAAGCGGGTGAAACTGCTGCTTGATTTCAAAAAAGCCATGGCACTCCCCTTGGAAAAACTGGCCCGCCAGGGACCGGCCAGGGACCGGGCGGACCAGTTTTTTACCGCATTCTCCCCTGGAACGCCAGAAGATATCGAGCGGGGCGCCGTGCGGCTTCCCGCCTACGCCGCGACTGAGGAAAAGAGCAGCATGACGGCGGCCTGCATAGTGAACGTGAGCGCGAGCCACCGCCTGAGGACAGCCGCGACGCCGTGCTCGAGCAGGTCCTCCAACTCGGCCGCGACCGTATCCCGCATCTTCCTTCCCGGACCGTGCAACCACAGATATGGTCCCCTTCCAGGCGCAATCATCCCGCTCCCGATCAATTGGCGGTCTCCATCGGCTCCCGCTCAATGA
- a CDS encoding exported hypothetical protein (Evidence 5 : No homology to any previously reported sequences), with protein sequence MTIRVCTRTAVAAGLLVMAAALPAYASDRDTGPAGAQGIGRLGGAYDDFSPARQSSRKVSGNGEFTKPEPAKPAVREAGDATAPRVPQNVVIEREPMETAN encoded by the coding sequence ATGACTATCAGAGTATGTACCCGGACTGCCGTTGCAGCCGGTTTGCTGGTTATGGCGGCGGCTTTGCCCGCTTACGCCAGCGACAGGGATACCGGCCCGGCGGGCGCACAGGGCATCGGCAGGCTCGGCGGCGCGTACGACGATTTCAGCCCGGCCCGGCAGTCGTCCCGCAAGGTGAGCGGCAATGGCGAGTTCACGAAGCCGGAACCCGCCAAACCCGCTGTCCGCGAGGCAGGGGATGCCACTGCGCCGCGCGTGCCGCAAAATGTCGTCATTGAGCGGGAGCCGATGGAGACCGCCAATTGA